GCGGAACAGGCTGACGTCGACCAGCGGGTCCTCCAGTCGGCGCTGGCGCCGCCAGAACGCGACGCCGGCAACCACGCCGGCCACCGAGGCGGCCAGGGCGCCGGCGTCGGGACCACCGGACGCGGCGTGCTTGACGGCGTAGACGAGCGGCAGGATCGCCGCCAGCGACAGCACCACGCTGGCCGGGTCGAGGCGTCCCGCTCCCGGATCGCGGTACTCGGGCAGGAGCAACGGGCCGCAGGCCAGGACGACCGCGGCGACCGGCACGGCGAGCAGGAACGCCGCACCCCACCAGAGGGCGTCCACGAGGAGTCCACCCACGATCGGCCCGGCGGCCATGCCCGCGGCGAACATCGTGGCCCACACGCCGATCGCGACCGCCCGCTGCCGAGGGTCGGGGAACATGGTCGAGACCAGCGACAGGGTCGAGGGCATCAGCGTCGCCCCCACCACCCCGAGCAGCGCCCGCGCCAGGATCAACAGCTCCGGCCCCGGGGCGAACGCGGCGAACCCGGACACCGCGGCGAACGCCGCGATCCCCACCATCAGCAGCCGCCGGCGACCCAGCCGGTCCCCGAGCGTGCCCATCGTGACGAGGAAGCCCGCCAGCAGGAAGCCGTAGGCGTCCATGATCCACAGCGTCTGGGTCGCCGACGGGCCCAGCTCGGCCGCCATGGCCGGGAGGACCAGGTAGAGCACCGTGACATCGAGCCCCAGGAGCAGCGTGGGCAGCGCCAGCAGGGCCAGGCCCGCCCACTCCCGGGGGCCCGCCGGCGCCGGGAGGCCATCGGCCGCCCCCTTCTCGTCCCGGATCCTCCGCATGGTTTGTACGATAGTTCAATTAGAACGATCGTACAAATACTGTGACCGAACCGAGCGGACGACGGCGGGCGCCATCCGGTCACCCGTCGGGACAGGGGGCGAGTCGCCGTGAGCGCTACGCCATCAGGCCGAGCCGGCGGGCCTCGACGACCGCCGCCTGCCGCGTGCCGGCGTGCAGCCGGGCCATCGCGGCGCGGAGGTAGCTCTTCACGGTCGGCAGGGAGAGCCCCAGATGCTCGGCGATCTCGGCGTTCCGCAGGCCCAGCTCGACCAGGGTGAGGACCTCGACCTGGCGGGGTGTGAGCACGGGCTCCGGCTCGCCGGCCGCCGGCGCGCCCCCGGCCGAGCCGGCCCGGACGCCGGCGAAGCGCGCCGGCACGGCGCGGATCGCGTCGGCGGCCAGCAGCATGCGCAGGCGCAGGTCGACCTGGTCGCGGACGTCGAGCTCGTGGGCGACCTGGCCGGCCTGCCGCTCCAGGCAGCGCACCAGCTCACGCCCCTGGGCGGGCGAGCGGGTGCCGGCGTACAGCAGGCCGCGCATCCGCCGCCGCACGATGATCGGCGCGACGGCGAGGGTGACGATGCCCTCACTGAGGATCTGGTCGTCGAACTCGTGGGTGATCTCGTCGGCGGACGCGTAGTCGTCGACGACCAGGGGCCGCCGGACGTCCCAGCTGCGGCCGCCCAGACCGCGTGAGGGCGCGAGCACGATCGAGCTGAGCTTCCGGGTGGCCGCGCCGGCCACCGCGGTGACCCGGACCTGGCCCTGGTCGCAGAGTCCGGCGAAGGAGACGGCGCCACGGATCGTCTGGCGGACCTCGCGGCTGGCCTGCTTGATCAGCGCCATGTCGCTCGGGCGCATGAGATCCACGGACACCACTACCTACCTTCGGACGTGCCGGCCGGACGCTCGGGCACCTGAGCATGTGGCGCAGACCACGACGCTCCCGTGATTCTCGCGGGCGCACCCCACGGAGGCAAGATCAGATGTCCCACGACACCGACCCGACGGTGCACCACCCGATGGTGCTGAACCCGCCCGCCGACCTCGCCCGGGAGGCGAACCTGCAGGCCGACGCCTACGAGCGGGCGGCCACCGATCGGCTGGGGTTCTGGGCCGAGCAGGCCGCCCGCCTCGACTGGGCCGAGCCGTTCACCGAGGTGCTGGACTGGTCGAGCCCGCCGTTCGCGAAGTGGTTCGTGGGCGGACGGCTCAACGCGGCGTACAACTGCGTCGACCGCCACGTCGAGGCCGGCGCGGGCGACCGGGTCGCGCTGCACTTCGTCGGTGAGCCCGGCGACAGCCGCGACATCACGTACGCCGAGCTGCAGGCCGAGGTGTGCCGGACCGCCAACCTCCTCACCGAGCTCGGCGTCGGGGCCGGGGACCGGGTCGCGCTCTATCTCCCGATGATCCCCGAGGCGGTCGTCGCGATGCTGGCCTGCGCCCGCATCGGCGCTCCGCACACCGTCGTCTTCGGCGGCTTCAGCTCCGACGCGCTCGCGAGCCGGATCGCCGACTGCGCGGCGAAGATCGTCATCACCGCCGACGGCGGGTACCGCCGCGGCACCGCGTCCCCGCTGAAGCCGGCTGTCGACGAGGCGCTGGCCAAGCTGGCCGGGGACAACCCGGTCGACCACGTGCTCGTCGTCCGCCGCACCGGCCAGGACGTGCCCTTCGACGACGCCACGGACCTGTGGTGGCATGACGCCGTCCCCGCGGCGTCGGAGCGGCACGTCCCCGAGGCCTTCGACGCCGAGCACCCGCTCTACGTCATGTACACCTCCGGCACCACCGGCTCCCCCAAGGGCATCCTGCACACCACCGGCGGCTACCTCGTCCAGACGGCCTACACGTTCTGGGGCGTCTTCGACCACAAGCCCGGCGACGTGTACTGGTGTACGGCCGACATCGGCTGGGTCACCGGCCACTCCTACCTCGTCTACGGACCACTCGCCAACGGCGCGACCCAGGTGCTCTACGAGGGCACCCCGGACACCCCGCATCGCGGCCGGTGGTGGGAGATCATCCAGGACAAGGGCGTCACGCTCTTCTACACCGCTCCGACCGCGATCCGGACGTTCATGAAGTGGGGCGAGGAGATCCCCGCGAAGTACGACCTCTCCAGCCTGCGGATCCTGGGCTCGGTCGGCGAGTCGATCAACCCCGAGGCGCACCGGTGGTACCACGAGCAGATCGGAGGCGGTACGGCGCCGATCGTCGACACCTGGTGGCAGACCGAGACCGGCGGCCACATGATCAGCCCGCTGCCGGGAGTCACGGCGGCCAAGCCGGGGTCGGCGATGGCCCCCGTCCCCGGCATCACCGCCGACGTCGTCGACGACGCCGGCCGCTCGGTGGCGAACGGCGAGAGCGGCTACCTGGTCGTCCGCGACCCCTGGCCCTCGATGCTGCGCACGATCTGGGGCGACGACGAGCGCTACCGGGACACCTACTGGTCGCGCTGGGAGGGCATGTACTTCGCCGGCGACGGCGCGCGCCGCGACGAGGACGGCGCCATCTGGCTGCTCGGTCGCGTCGACGACGTCATGAACGTCTCCGGGCACCGGCTGTCGACCACGGAGATCGAGTCGGCCCTGGTCTCCCACCCCACCGTCGCCGAGGCCGCCGTGGTCGGCGCCGCCGACGACACGACCG
This region of Nocardioides sp. L-11A genomic DNA includes:
- a CDS encoding LuxR C-terminal-related transcriptional regulator, with translation MSVDLMRPSDMALIKQASREVRQTIRGAVSFAGLCDQGQVRVTAVAGAATRKLSSIVLAPSRGLGGRSWDVRRPLVVDDYASADEITHEFDDQILSEGIVTLAVAPIIVRRRMRGLLYAGTRSPAQGRELVRCLERQAGQVAHELDVRDQVDLRLRMLLAADAIRAVPARFAGVRAGSAGGAPAAGEPEPVLTPRQVEVLTLVELGLRNAEIAEHLGLSLPTVKSYLRAAMARLHAGTRQAAVVEARRLGLMA
- the acs gene encoding acetate--CoA ligase, whose product is MSHDTDPTVHHPMVLNPPADLAREANLQADAYERAATDRLGFWAEQAARLDWAEPFTEVLDWSSPPFAKWFVGGRLNAAYNCVDRHVEAGAGDRVALHFVGEPGDSRDITYAELQAEVCRTANLLTELGVGAGDRVALYLPMIPEAVVAMLACARIGAPHTVVFGGFSSDALASRIADCAAKIVITADGGYRRGTASPLKPAVDEALAKLAGDNPVDHVLVVRRTGQDVPFDDATDLWWHDAVPAASERHVPEAFDAEHPLYVMYTSGTTGSPKGILHTTGGYLVQTAYTFWGVFDHKPGDVYWCTADIGWVTGHSYLVYGPLANGATQVLYEGTPDTPHRGRWWEIIQDKGVTLFYTAPTAIRTFMKWGEEIPAKYDLSSLRILGSVGESINPEAHRWYHEQIGGGTAPIVDTWWQTETGGHMISPLPGVTAAKPGSAMAPVPGITADVVDDAGRSVANGESGYLVVRDPWPSMLRTIWGDDERYRDTYWSRWEGMYFAGDGARRDEDGAIWLLGRVDDVMNVSGHRLSTTEIESALVSHPTVAEAAVVGAADDTTGQAVVAFVILRESADTPEEELVAALRDHVAREIGPIAKPKQVVVVPELPKTRSGKIMRRLLRDVAEHRTVGDATTLADSSVMDLIAAGMSAPAQGADD
- a CDS encoding MFS transporter, with amino-acid sequence MRRIRDEKGAADGLPAPAGPREWAGLALLALPTLLLGLDVTVLYLVLPAMAAELGPSATQTLWIMDAYGFLLAGFLVTMGTLGDRLGRRRLLMVGIAAFAAVSGFAAFAPGPELLILARALLGVVGATLMPSTLSLVSTMFPDPRQRAVAIGVWATMFAAGMAAGPIVGGLLVDALWWGAAFLLAVPVAAVVLACGPLLLPEYRDPGAGRLDPASVVLSLAAILPLVYAVKHAASGGPDAGALAASVAGVVAGVAFWRRQRRLEDPLVDVSLFRDRAFGAALAVLLLGLTGVGGTMYLVTQYLQLVDGLSPSAAGLWMGPPAIAMVLAGIGAPLLARRIPPGLVIGGTLGISLIGYALLATVGRGDELAVAAGFGFVYLGLGAIAALGTDIVVGAAPPEKSGSAASLSETVQELGIAIGVALLGSLTTAVYRSRLALPDDVADAEAAALVDGLGTASAVAGELPPGALADAQLAFTAGLNVASAVAGLVIAVAAALSLHRLRRLPRLGRMPTPDSAR